The Candidatus Oleimmundimicrobium sp. genome includes the window GTAACTGTGGCATAAGCAACTCCTGAAACTATTTTTAAATTTTTAAGCATTTTAGCCAATAACTTCAGATAAGAGACTGTGGTGGTTTCATAGACGTTATGAAAAATTTCAGCAGGTATCACCCCGTAATCTAAAAGTTCCATAGCCATTTGAAAAGCTCTCCTGTTAGCATTTGAATATTGAAACCTTCCGGTATCTGTAACCAAGCCCACGTATAGGCAGGTTGCAATATCTCTATCAATTTCTATTTTTGTTTCTTTGATAAGCTTGTAAATAAGTTCGGTTGTTGCCGGCGAACTTTTATCAACACAATTTATTTGAGCAAATTCATCGTTACCTGGATGATGATCAATGTTAATAGAAGTAGATGATTTCTGCGCCTGCTCTTTAAAACAACCGAGACGCTCTAAATTTGCACAATCGAGGGCAATAAAACACTCAATTTCTTCAAGATGTTTCGAACAATCTGAAAGCATTTCCAGGCCAGGCAAAAATGAATATTGTTTTGGAATACTTAAGCTCGTCTTAGCGTTTAGTTCGTCGGATTTTGGAGATTGCCCCCAGTTCACAAAGACGCTTTTTCCTATTTTTTTTAAAAATAAACCCAACCCTAACACAGACCCTATAGCGTCTCCGTCCGGCTGAGTGTGAGTACTCAAAATAAATTTTTTCTTTTCCAGTATAACTTTACTTATTAAGGCAATCTTGTCATCTAATTGCTCTTTGTTGCCGGAAGACGAGCAGACACCACAAGAAAAAAACCTTTTCACTGTTAACCCTCGCCTTCTTCTTCACGGATGCGATGAATTATTTCCGATATTCTCGCTCCTCGCTCCATTGACTCGTCCCACTTAAATTCCAAATCAGGGAGAAACTTCAAACTCAATTTTTCCCCTAACTTGGTTCTTATATGACCCTTAGCTTTTCTTAATACATTAAGAGTAACTTTTTTCTCTGATGAATTTAAAATGCTTATAAAAATTATGGCGCGCTTTAAATCGGGCGAAACATCGACTCCTGTTACGGTGATCATTCCAATTCGAGGATCTTTTAATTTGCTCAATATTTCGCTAATTTCTTCTTTAATTGCCTTAGCAACTTTGTTTGAACGCGGATAATTCATTTTTTCCCTTATTTTTTAGCTATCAGGAGAAAAAACTGATATTTTTCCCTGAATTTTTTCGACAAGATACATGTCAAACACTTCTTGTTCTATTCGTCCGAATATCCTTCTTAAATCATGCTCATTCTGTGAAACACAAACAATTCCAATCAAGGCTCTTTGGCACAAATCTTGATGTTCCATTTCCCCAACTGAGACGTTATATTTATTTCTAATTTTAGAAATTATACTCTTTACTATGCTTCTTTTGTCTTTTAATGAATGAGACTCCGGAATATGTAAGTCAAGCTCCAACAAACCTAAGATCATTTTACCCACATCACAAAAATATATCCCATTAACTTGCAGGTTTTTCAATCACTTGAAAAAATTCTAAAATATCGCCCACTTTAAGATCCTTAAATCCTTCAAGGCAAATGCCGCACTCATAACCACTTTTAATTGAAGCAACGTCTTCTTTGAATCGATGAAGTGACGAAATTAATCCTTCATGAACAACTATTCCGTCTCTTACCACCCTAACCTGGTCTTTTCTATTAATTTCACCTTGCGTAACAAAACAACCGGCAATTGTGCCAATTTTAGAGGCTTTAAATATTTCCCTAACCTCAACTCGCCCTTTTTCCACTTCTTCAAATGTTGGCTTTAAAAGACCCTTCCTGGCAGCTTCTATGTCTTCAATAACCTGATAAATTACTCGATACATTCTCATATCAACATTCTCTTTTTCTGCAAGTGCCTTAGCTTTATCATCAGGACGAACATTGAAACCAACAACAACCGCGTTTGACGCAGCAGCAAGCGCTATATCCGTCCCGGATATGGCTCCTACTCCTTTATGAATAACCCGTACTCGCACTTCTTCTTGATTTATCTTTTCCAAGGAACTACATAACGCTTCAACCGAACCTTGAGTATCACCTTTAACTATAATGTTTAAATCTATTAGCTCACCTTTTTTAATCTGGTCAAAAAGATCTTCTAAGGCTATATGCCTGTGCGGCTCTTTTTCAAGAATTCTCTTTTTCAATAGACGTTCTTCAGAAATTTGACGAGCCTTTTTTTCGTCCGGTGTTTGTTTTAATAAATCACCAGCTTGAGGAGTTTTAGACCATCCAATTATTTCTACAGGCTGGCCGGAAGTTGCAATAGAAATACGCTTACCCTTGTCATCTATTAAAGCTCGAACCTTACCGTAAGTGTAACCCGCAACCACTGAATCTCCAACCTTCAAGGTTCCACGATTTAAAAGAATAGTCGCAACCGGCCCTCGTCCTTTATCCAAAAAAGCTTCAACTACAGTTCCTCTTGCCATCCCTTTAGGGTTTGCTTTAATTTCTTCCATCTCTGCTATAAGCAGTATCATATCCAAAAGTTCATCTATATTAGTTTTTTCTTTGGCTGAGACATTAACAAATACTGTCTCTCCTCCCCATTCTTCCGGCACTAAATTATATTCTGTGAGTTGTTGTTTGACTTTGTCTGGATTTGCCTGGGGTTTATCTATCTTGTTTATCGCTATTAAAATGGGAACTCCGGCCGCGTTAGCATGATTAATTGCTTCAATTGTCTGCGGCATCACTCCATCGTCGGCAGCAACAACAATAACTGCTATATCTGTAATTTTAGCCCCTCGTGCTCGCATGGCCGTAAAGGCTTCATGACCCGGAGTATCAATAAAAGTTATTTTTTTACCCTTATGTTCTATTTGATACGCTCCAATGTGCTGTGTTATCCCTCCCGCTTCAGTTGAAACTACATCAGTTTCTCTAATCGCATCCAGTAAAAGAGTTTTGCCGTGGTCTACGTGCCCCATGACGGTTACTACAGGTGGCCTTGGTTTTAAATCTTTAGCATCTTCTTCTATTTCCTCTTCTTCTTCTATTTCCTCTTTTATTTCTTCCTCTAAAGAAATTATTTTAACCTTAATGCCAAATTCATCAGCCAATAGCTCAATTGCCTCGTTGCCAACAGGTTGATTTATCGTGGCCATTTCTCCTAAATTCATAAGTATTTTAATGATTTCTGAAGGAGATTTTTTAAATATCTCGGAAAGCTCCTTCACAGTTGAACCCTCCGCAATTTTGAGTTTTAGTTCGTCGTCTTCCTTCTCTTCGGAAACCAATTTCGCCTTTTCTTTTACCATTCTTTTTGGCTCAGATTGCTTTAATTCCTCTGTTTTCTCTGTTTTACACATTGTTTTATCTTTCGTTTTTTTGCTAATATTTTCGCCAAATTTTTCTTTTAATAGTTTAATGGCAACATCATCAATTGTAGCAAAGTGATTTTTAACACTTATGCCATTTTCTTTAAGTTTCTTCATTAACTCAGTGCTTGGAATATTCAACTCTTTTGCTAATTCATAAATTCTTATTCCCAATCAAATCACCCTTTATCTATACTCATCTCTTTGTTCTTTGTAATTTCTAATAGTTTATCACTTAAAATTTTTACAGTTTCTTTATCGATATTTTTACTTAAAGCTCTCTCCAATTTTTTTCCTTTTATTGCTTTATCGAAGCACTCCATACAACAAACATAAGCCCCTCTACCACTTGCCTTACCCTTTAAATCAAGCACAATCTCCCCGGTAGGAGTACGAACTATTCTTATAAGTTCTTTTTTAAAAAAAGACTCCCCGCAACCAATGCATTTTCTGATGGGTGCCTTTTTATCACTCATTTAATCATCTATTCCTTTGTGAATACCACAGTAATTGCTTCCAGGTTTTGCTTTGTTTTTACAAGGTTTACCAGATTTAGTGGTTGCTTGGCATAGTCCTTCTTCAGCTAATGATTTTTTTAAAGTTGCTTTTTCAGACTCCTTGCCCTCAACTTCCAGTTTTTCTGAAACCTGATTTTCACTTATTATGTCTATTCTCCAGCCAGTAAGCTTGGCAGCTAAACGTGCATTTTGTCCTTCTTTCCCTATGGCCAAAGAAAGTTGGTCATTGGGGACAATTACTTGTGCCGTTTTTTTATCTTTACTTATTATAACTGTTTTAACCTTAGCCGGACTTAGCGCGCTTGCAACATAAGTAGCTGAATCTTCGTTCCACTTAACCACGTCAATTTTTTCTCCGCGAAGTTCCCCTACCACCATGCGAACCCGAGAACCTTTTGGGCCAACACATGCTCCAACCGGATCTATGCTTTCATCACGAGAGCTCACTGCAATTTTTGATCTGAAACCCGGTTCTCGAGCAACGGATTTTATTTCCACATATCCATCGGAAATTTCAGGCACCTCAAGTTCAAAAAGACGTTTTAATAACCCAGGATGAGTTCTAGAGATAATTATCTGAGGTTCTTTGCTGGTCCGTCTCACTTCAACAATATAAGCTTTTATGCGCATCCCATGTTCGTATCTTTCTCCAGGAACCTGTTCCTCTGAAGGCATAAGTGCCTCAACCCGACCTAAGTTTACTAATGTATAGCGTTGATCACTCTGCTGTATAATACCTGTAACGATATCGCCTTCTCTGTCAATGTATTCCCCATACATCATTTCGCGCTCTGCTTCTCTTATCTTTTGAAGAATTACTTGTTTAGCCGTCTGAGCCGCAATTCGGCCAAAATCTTTTGGAGTGATTTCTTTTTCAATAATCTCTTTTTTACCTTTTTTTTCAACTTCGGTTCGCGAAAATACCTTAATTTTGCCTGACTCGGGATCTATTTCCACATAAACATTTAAATTAGCACCATAATTTTTTTTATAAGCCGAAGCTATAGCTGTTTTAAGCGCTTCTAAAATTATTTCAGGATCAATTTTTTTCTCTCTTTCAATTTGCCTAATAGCATCCATTAAGTCTAATTTCACTTTACTTCTCCTTTCATAAACTTATAAATCTATTTCCACTACAACATTAGCTTTTTTTAATTTGCCATAAGGAATCTCATACATTTCACCGTCACAGTTAACCACAAATAAATCATCCTTTGCAGACTCAAGAATTCCCTTAAACTGACTTCGTTTTTTTATCGGCTCTTTCGTTTTAACGCAAATTTTTGAACCAATATATTTTTTAAAATGCTTTGGTTTTGTTAATGGCCTCTCTATTCCTGGTGAAGAAACCTCCAATATATAATTTTGGCTAAGTAGATTGACGTTATCTAATTCTTTAGATATAGCGCCACTTGCCTTAGTACACATATCAATAGTAACTCCCTTGTCTGAATCGATGTATATTCTTAAGACCATTCCAACCGACTCTTTTTTAAACTCGATATCCACCAGTTCAAACCCATTGGCTAACAATGCTTGATTTACCAAATCTTTAATTTTTGAAATTTTCGCTATGTCCATCATTGCCCTTTAAATTATATATCTTTAAAATATGAAAAAAGTGGGCATTCGACCCACTTTCTAAGCTTTTTACCTGCTGATTGATATTAGCATAATATTTATGGCTTCGCAATAGTCGTGATAAAAAATGACGTTATAAATATGCGAAACTTAACTTATTTATCAATCTTTATGTTTAAAAATTAAATGAAATAATATATCTCGATACATACCTAATCTCGATAGAATTCCTTTACGCAAACCCATTTTTTCTTCTTTCATAACATGTGTCACATTGGGCAAAACAACTTCTTTAACCCGTGCATGCTTTCGTTTAGCTTGTTTGGCAAAAGCAATTTCTACACCATACCCACAATTGGTAAAATCCGGCATCCTTTCCAATATCTCTCTTTTGAAGGCCCTTTGCCCTGAAATGCGAGGAACTAATGCTTGAGAAATATCTGTCGCCATTCTTCCTCCTGTAAATTTCCCCAGTGTCATATCCAAATCTTCTTCGAGAAGCGGCTTAATTAAACTTTCAATGTGCACTGTTTTAAGGCCAATTAAATCTGCATCTATTAAAACTAAAATTGCAGCATCGGTGGAATCTATCCCCGTACTCAAGGCCGCTCCCTTACCTCCATTTTCCTCACGATTAATCACCTTTACTCTTTTATAT containing:
- a CDS encoding bifunctional oligoribonuclease/PAP phosphatase NrnA, coding for MKRFFSCGVCSSSGNKEQLDDKIALISKVILEKKKFILSTHTQPDGDAIGSVLGLGLFLKKIGKSVFVNWGQSPKSDELNAKTSLSIPKQYSFLPGLEMLSDCSKHLEEIECFIALDCANLERLGCFKEQAQKSSTSINIDHHPGNDEFAQINCVDKSSPATTELIYKLIKETKIEIDRDIATCLYVGLVTDTGRFQYSNANRRAFQMAMELLDYGVIPAEIFHNVYETTTVSYLKLLAKMLKNLKIVSGVAYATVTQKDLISTGAKIEETESLIEIIRSIENIKVAIVLKETRDGKWKVSLRSKNEIDVSKIAGRFGGGGHRNAAGYLSEKNQEGTIKLMLEALKNL
- the rbfA gene encoding 30S ribosome-binding factor RbfA; translation: MNYPRSNKVAKAIKEEISEILSKLKDPRIGMITVTGVDVSPDLKRAIIFISILNSSEKKVTLNVLRKAKGHIRTKLGEKLSLKFLPDLEFKWDESMERGARISEIIHRIREEEGEG
- a CDS encoding DUF503 domain-containing protein; amino-acid sequence: MILGLLELDLHIPESHSLKDKRSIVKSIISKIRNKYNVSVGEMEHQDLCQRALIGIVCVSQNEHDLRRIFGRIEQEVFDMYLVEKIQGKISVFSPDS
- the infB gene encoding translation initiation factor IF-2; this encodes MGIRIYELAKELNIPSTELMKKLKENGISVKNHFATIDDVAIKLLKEKFGENISKKTKDKTMCKTEKTEELKQSEPKRMVKEKAKLVSEEKEDDELKLKIAEGSTVKELSEIFKKSPSEIIKILMNLGEMATINQPVGNEAIELLADEFGIKVKIISLEEEIKEEIEEEEEIEEDAKDLKPRPPVVTVMGHVDHGKTLLLDAIRETDVVSTEAGGITQHIGAYQIEHKGKKITFIDTPGHEAFTAMRARGAKITDIAVIVVAADDGVMPQTIEAINHANAAGVPILIAINKIDKPQANPDKVKQQLTEYNLVPEEWGGETVFVNVSAKEKTNIDELLDMILLIAEMEEIKANPKGMARGTVVEAFLDKGRGPVATILLNRGTLKVGDSVVAGYTYGKVRALIDDKGKRISIATSGQPVEIIGWSKTPQAGDLLKQTPDEKKARQISEERLLKKRILEKEPHRHIALEDLFDQIKKGELIDLNIIVKGDTQGSVEALCSSLEKINQEEVRVRVIHKGVGAISGTDIALAAASNAVVVGFNVRPDDKAKALAEKENVDMRMYRVIYQVIEDIEAARKGLLKPTFEEVEKGRVEVREIFKASKIGTIAGCFVTQGEINRKDQVRVVRDGIVVHEGLISSLHRFKEDVASIKSGYECGICLEGFKDLKVGDILEFFQVIEKPAS
- a CDS encoding YlxR family protein, which gives rise to MSDKKAPIRKCIGCGESFFKKELIRIVRTPTGEIVLDLKGKASGRGAYVCCMECFDKAIKGKKLERALSKNIDKETVKILSDKLLEITKNKEMSIDKG
- the nusA gene encoding transcription termination factor NusA, with product MKLDLMDAIRQIEREKKIDPEIILEALKTAIASAYKKNYGANLNVYVEIDPESGKIKVFSRTEVEKKGKKEIIEKEITPKDFGRIAAQTAKQVILQKIREAEREMMYGEYIDREGDIVTGIIQQSDQRYTLVNLGRVEALMPSEEQVPGERYEHGMRIKAYIVEVRRTSKEPQIIISRTHPGLLKRLFELEVPEISDGYVEIKSVAREPGFRSKIAVSSRDESIDPVGACVGPKGSRVRMVVGELRGEKIDVVKWNEDSATYVASALSPAKVKTVIISKDKKTAQVIVPNDQLSLAIGKEGQNARLAAKLTGWRIDIISENQVSEKLEVEGKESEKATLKKSLAEEGLCQATTKSGKPCKNKAKPGSNYCGIHKGIDD
- the rimP gene encoding ribosome maturation factor RimP; translation: MDIAKISKIKDLVNQALLANGFELVDIEFKKESVGMVLRIYIDSDKGVTIDMCTKASGAISKELDNVNLLSQNYILEVSSPGIERPLTKPKHFKKYIGSKICVKTKEPIKKRSQFKGILESAKDDLFVVNCDGEMYEIPYGKLKKANVVVEIDL
- a CDS encoding glycosyltransferase family 2 protein gives rise to the protein MEEAKTKIALIIPAYNEAKRIGLVLDEAIKVQLIDEIIVVDDGSTDDTAEVAKKYKRVKVINREENGGKGAALSTGIDSTDAAILVLIDADLIGLKTVHIESLIKPLLEEDLDMTLGKFTGGRMATDISQALVPRISGQRAFKREILERMPDFTNCGYGVEIAFAKQAKRKHARVKEVVLPNVTHVMKEEKMGLRKGILSRLGMYRDILFHLIFKHKD